From Xylanibacter oryzae DSM 17970, a single genomic window includes:
- a CDS encoding lactate utilization protein gives MENPAEIRNEKLAQKLIKNLSQRHYDAYYCKTSKDALKKAIQLIPQGSSVSWGGSATLNEIGLIKALKDGIYKVYDRENSATQKEKREMSLKAFDCDYYLSSVNAMSEDGVFVNIDGSGNRVAAITWGPEHVILVVGINKICQDVDAAIKRARSTAAPINTARFDVKTPCIIDGTCHDCKSADSICAYVSIQRLSRPAKRHIVILVGEDLGY, from the coding sequence ATGGAGAATCCAGCAGAAATCAGAAATGAAAAGTTAGCCCAGAAACTCATTAAAAATTTGAGTCAAAGGCATTATGATGCTTATTATTGCAAAACATCAAAAGACGCTTTAAAAAAAGCTATTCAACTAATTCCTCAGGGAAGTTCTGTAAGTTGGGGAGGATCAGCAACTCTTAATGAAATAGGACTGATTAAAGCTCTCAAAGACGGTATTTATAAAGTTTACGACCGTGAAAATTCAGCGACACAGAAGGAAAAAAGAGAAATGTCTCTCAAGGCTTTTGATTGTGATTATTATCTGTCTAGTGTTAATGCAATGAGTGAGGATGGAGTCTTTGTTAATATTGACGGAAGTGGTAATCGTGTGGCTGCAATAACATGGGGACCTGAACATGTCATTCTAGTAGTAGGGATTAATAAGATCTGCCAGGATGTGGATGCTGCGATCAAGCGTGCGCGTTCTACCGCTGCCCCAATCAATACAGCGCGTTTTGATGTTAAGACACCATGTATTATAGACGGCACGTGCCATGACTGCAAGTCGGCCGATAGCATTTGTGCATATGTATCTATTCAGCGTCTTTCGCGTCCAGCCAAACGTCATATCGTTATTCTTGTTGGTGAAGATCTTGGTTATTAG